A single Chryseobacterium sp. DNA region contains:
- a CDS encoding FdtA/QdtA family cupin domain-containing protein, with protein sequence MTSPQILTFNKIGSSELGYITIAEAQQNVPFDIQRVYWTYFTPQDVTRGGHAHKKLQQVIFAVSGIITFNTEDKEGNKETFVLDHPTKGLFIPQLIWRDIQFSHNAVLLCLASELYDEKDYFRDFEEFKNYQV encoded by the coding sequence ATGACAAGTCCACAAATACTAACTTTTAATAAAATAGGTTCTTCGGAATTAGGTTATATTACAATCGCTGAAGCGCAACAAAATGTCCCGTTTGATATACAGCGAGTTTACTGGACCTATTTTACTCCACAGGATGTTACCCGGGGAGGGCATGCTCATAAAAAACTACAACAGGTAATATTTGCTGTTTCCGGAATAATAACCTTCAATACTGAAGACAAAGAAGGAAATAAAGAAACTTTTGTTTTAGATCACCCCACTAAAGGATTGTTTATTCCCCAATTGATTTGGCGGGATATTCAGTTTTCTCACAATGCCGTACTCTTGTGTTTAGCCTCAGAATTGTACGATGAAAAGGATTATTTTAGGGATTTTGAAGAATTTAAAAACTATCAGGTATGA
- a CDS encoding acyltransferase, with amino-acid sequence MIHPLADVQSQNIGNGTFVWQFCVILKGAKIGKDCNINCQVFIENEVSIGNNVTIKPGVQIWDGVDLEDDVFIGPNVTFTNDLFPKSKNKDFTLEKTLVKKGASIGANATILAGITIGENALVGAGSVVTKNIPANEIWVGNPAKFLKKKQ; translated from the coding sequence ATGATACACCCTCTAGCTGACGTACAATCCCAGAATATAGGTAATGGAACTTTTGTGTGGCAATTTTGCGTCATTTTAAAAGGGGCAAAAATTGGTAAAGACTGTAATATTAACTGTCAGGTATTTATAGAAAATGAGGTAAGTATCGGAAATAATGTGACCATCAAACCAGGGGTTCAGATCTGGGATGGTGTTGATCTTGAAGATGATGTTTTTATTGGCCCGAATGTTACTTTTACAAACGATCTTTTCCCTAAATCTAAAAATAAAGATTTTACCCTGGAAAAAACGCTTGTGAAAAAAGGAGCTTCTATTGGAGCTAATGCAACCATCCTTGCAGGAATTACTATCGGCGAAAATGCACTTGTAGGGGCAGGAAGTGTTGTAACGAAAAACATACCTGCCAATGAAATATGGGTAGGAAACCCAGCAAAATTTTTAAAGAAAAAACAATAA
- a CDS encoding glycosyltransferase, with product MEQPLVTVIIVSYNHSKFIRENLESIKNQTYKNIQLIVGDDASPDHSADVMTQWLKENNYSAETNFHNQNTGLAAMLNECMELARGKYTKIIAADDYLHPEAIEKSVSKLEDAGEKYGMVFTNTYTVDNESRIIKDVADYDTLGNIAPSLFRKELIVGNRIAALTVLLRTDVIKETGKYDTRFIVEDYYRWLKISEKYLIAYIPEKLAYYRIHSENISKVRAEKIEMETILLQIMFDKEGAVKDRVNGHTQKYYLSGKNLSMEYRNAYQQYPFHIKRLSFAIKNRLPAGLYKLLNKIV from the coding sequence ATGGAGCAGCCGTTAGTAACCGTCATTATCGTTTCCTATAATCATTCAAAATTTATCAGGGAAAATCTGGAGAGTATCAAAAACCAAACCTACAAAAATATTCAACTGATCGTAGGGGATGATGCTTCTCCTGATCATTCGGCGGATGTCATGACACAATGGCTAAAGGAGAATAACTATTCCGCAGAAACCAATTTCCATAACCAAAATACAGGTTTAGCAGCAATGCTGAATGAATGCATGGAGCTGGCCAGAGGAAAATACACAAAGATTATTGCGGCTGACGATTATCTACATCCGGAAGCCATTGAAAAAAGTGTTTCCAAGCTTGAAGATGCAGGAGAGAAATACGGAATGGTATTCACCAATACCTATACCGTAGACAATGAGAGCAGGATCATTAAAGATGTTGCAGATTATGATACCTTAGGTAATATAGCTCCTTCTCTCTTCAGAAAAGAACTGATCGTAGGCAACAGAATTGCAGCATTAACAGTATTACTGAGAACTGATGTTATTAAAGAAACCGGGAAATATGACACCCGGTTTATTGTAGAGGATTATTACCGCTGGCTGAAGATCAGTGAAAAATATTTGATTGCCTATATTCCTGAAAAACTGGCTTATTACCGAATACATTCTGAAAATATTTCTAAAGTAAGGGCAGAAAAGATTGAAATGGAAACCATTTTACTTCAGATTATGTTTGATAAAGAAGGCGCTGTAAAAGACAGAGTAAACGGACATACTCAAAAATATTATCTATCAGGAAAAAATCTTTCAATGGAATATCGTAATGCATACCAACAGTATCCATTCCACATTAAAAGATTAAGTTTTGCAATAAAAAACAGGCTCCCTGCCGGCCTGTACAAGCTTCTAAATAAAATTGTTTAA
- a CDS encoding glycosyltransferase family 2 protein, with the protein MSVSIIIPFYNSAKFADDTINSLAAQTYKDIELICVNDGSSDNTLEILQNWSKKDERVIVINKQNGGIETSLKTGLPYLSKKYTFLIGHDDTLSHDAIEKAVKEIESTPEIDAVRMKLVVVDENKDVSDIKDDSRILTGLQALKETIIEWKIHNFCLWKTEIFKQIKDVTVEGLMNFDEVATRYLYTKCRKVSFCDGEYYYLQHSESVTHKISPRLLDTYAVDYYIKKLLVDASIYSDYKDIFEHYMFRRLKKITDLYFDLQTKKFQLTKKDLNKVKLLYNAIDFDYLKGKRSLLESLKYDLLYQIFYIYYITKKGQYDKSTNTNF; encoded by the coding sequence ATGTCGGTTAGTATTATAATTCCTTTTTACAATTCCGCAAAATTTGCTGATGATACGATAAACTCACTAGCTGCACAAACTTATAAGGACATAGAACTCATCTGCGTAAATGATGGGTCATCAGACAACACGTTGGAAATTCTTCAAAACTGGAGCAAAAAAGATGAAAGGGTAATTGTCATTAATAAACAGAATGGAGGAATAGAAACAAGTCTGAAAACCGGACTTCCATACCTTTCAAAAAAATACACTTTTCTAATAGGCCATGACGACACTTTAAGCCATGATGCTATTGAAAAAGCTGTTAAAGAAATTGAATCCACCCCTGAAATCGACGCAGTACGTATGAAACTTGTAGTGGTGGATGAAAATAAAGATGTCAGTGATATTAAGGATGACTCAAGGATCCTTACAGGTCTCCAGGCACTCAAAGAAACAATAATAGAATGGAAGATTCATAATTTTTGTTTGTGGAAAACTGAGATTTTCAAACAGATCAAAGATGTTACCGTTGAAGGGCTTATGAATTTTGATGAAGTGGCTACAAGGTATTTATATACCAAATGCAGAAAAGTAAGTTTCTGCGACGGCGAATATTATTATCTGCAGCATTCAGAATCTGTAACCCATAAAATATCTCCAAGATTACTAGACACTTATGCTGTTGATTATTACATAAAAAAACTACTGGTTGACGCAAGCATATATTCCGACTACAAAGACATATTTGAACATTATATGTTCAGAAGACTAAAAAAAATTACCGATCTTTATTTCGACCTGCAAACAAAAAAATTTCAACTAACAAAAAAAGATTTAAACAAGGTAAAATTACTATATAACGCAATCGATTTCGATTATTTAAAAGGCAAAAGAAGCTTACTTGAAAGTCTTAAATACGATTTATTATATCAAATTTTCTATATTTATTACATTACTAAAAAAGGCCAATATGACAAGTCCACAAATACTAACTTTTAA
- a CDS encoding DegT/DnrJ/EryC1/StrS aminotransferase family protein gives MIKFLDLQKINLKYQQEIEEVLLDTFRSGWYLLGEKTKTFETNLAHYIGSKYAIGVANGLDALRLIFRAYIELGVMKPGDEVIVPANTYIASVLALSDNGLIPVFVEPDTMTYNIDITKIEEKITSRTKAILIVHLQGRIVFSDELKNIAQKHNLKIVEDNAQAIGAEWNNIKSGNLGDAAGFSFYPGKNLGALGDAGAVTTNDKDLFETIRALANYGSNQKYVNIYKGLNSRLDELQSAVLDVKLKYIGHENDTRRLIAKRFISEINNPKIILPENPVNEQEHVWHVFVLRAQKRDELQAYLTEKGIHTIIHYPIPPHKQEAYKEYNHLSFPITEKMHEEVLSLPISSVLEEEEIQAIIEAVNEF, from the coding sequence ATGATAAAATTCCTTGATTTACAAAAAATAAACCTCAAATACCAGCAGGAAATAGAAGAAGTACTGTTGGACACATTCAGATCCGGGTGGTATCTTTTAGGAGAAAAGACTAAAACCTTTGAAACTAATTTAGCACATTATATTGGTTCAAAATATGCTATTGGAGTGGCCAATGGTTTAGATGCCTTACGTCTTATCTTCCGTGCTTATATTGAACTTGGTGTTATGAAACCCGGCGATGAAGTAATTGTTCCTGCCAATACCTACATAGCATCCGTGCTGGCATTATCAGACAACGGTTTAATCCCCGTATTTGTAGAGCCTGATACTATGACCTATAATATTGATATTACAAAAATTGAAGAAAAAATAACATCAAGAACCAAGGCTATTCTGATTGTGCATCTTCAGGGAAGAATTGTTTTTTCTGATGAGCTTAAAAATATTGCTCAAAAGCATAACTTAAAAATTGTAGAAGACAATGCACAGGCTATTGGAGCAGAATGGAACAACATAAAATCAGGAAATCTGGGGGATGCAGCTGGATTCAGTTTCTATCCCGGTAAAAATCTGGGCGCTTTAGGTGACGCAGGAGCTGTAACTACCAATGATAAAGATTTATTTGAAACGATCCGTGCCCTTGCCAACTATGGTTCAAATCAGAAATATGTAAATATTTACAAGGGATTAAATTCCAGATTGGATGAACTGCAGTCTGCTGTTTTAGATGTAAAATTAAAATATATAGGTCATGAAAATGACACCCGCAGACTTATTGCAAAAAGATTTATTTCTGAAATCAATAACCCCAAAATTATTCTTCCGGAAAATCCGGTTAATGAGCAAGAACATGTATGGCATGTTTTCGTGCTCAGAGCACAAAAAAGGGATGAGCTGCAGGCTTACCTGACGGAAAAGGGAATCCATACGATTATTCACTATCCTATTCCTCCTCATAAACAGGAAGCCTATAAAGAATACAACCACCTTTCATTCCCTATTACTGAAAAAATGCATGAAGAAGTTCTCAGTCTTCCTATTTCTTCTGTTTTAGAAGAAGAAGAGATACAAGCAATCATTGAAGCTGTAAATGAATTTTAA
- a CDS encoding glycosyltransferase family 2 protein → MNPKISVIVPCYNQAIYLDECLKSVMNQAHINWECIIVNDGSTDNTEEVAKKWAEKDSRFHYIYKKNGGLSSARNAGLEKASGEYIQFLDSDDMIHPEKFSESLSHGTTYPLMVSQFTIYKNQTHYPGYNRVEQNFLTFEGIVFGWDLKFSIPIHCALISSKLLEGFLFDTTLTSCEDWLMWIYITKDNPKALIVDEPLAHYRKEDNHSTMSSDLYKILHQRIKILPMLKKLYGDDVHDRLAYHIIEVRSSQFIQMRNEFNKITGGRFISGYLALKKYYYKLFQKKTEKHPQ, encoded by the coding sequence ATGAATCCGAAAATCTCTGTCATCGTTCCATGTTACAATCAGGCCATCTACCTTGATGAATGCCTGAAGTCTGTGATGAATCAGGCCCATATCAACTGGGAGTGTATTATTGTCAATGACGGTTCTACCGATAACACAGAGGAAGTGGCAAAAAAATGGGCAGAAAAAGACAGCCGGTTTCATTATATCTATAAAAAAAACGGAGGACTTTCTTCTGCAAGAAATGCCGGATTGGAAAAAGCTTCGGGAGAATATATACAGTTTTTAGATTCTGATGATATGATCCATCCGGAAAAATTTTCGGAAAGTCTTTCCCATGGCACAACATATCCATTAATGGTAAGCCAGTTTACAATTTATAAAAATCAAACCCACTATCCCGGTTATAACCGTGTTGAACAGAATTTTTTAACATTTGAAGGAATTGTATTCGGATGGGATCTTAAATTCAGCATTCCGATCCACTGTGCTTTAATTTCCAGTAAACTGCTTGAAGGATTCCTTTTTGATACGACTTTAACAAGTTGTGAAGATTGGCTGATGTGGATCTATATCACAAAAGACAACCCAAAAGCGCTTATTGTAGACGAACCTTTGGCTCATTACCGTAAAGAAGACAATCATAGCACGATGTCCTCTGACCTTTACAAAATTCTTCATCAGAGAATCAAAATTCTTCCGATGCTGAAAAAATTATATGGTGATGATGTCCACGACCGACTGGCCTATCACATTATTGAAGTACGTTCCTCACAATTCATACAGATGAGAAACGAATTTAATAAAATAACAGGTGGAAGATTTATATCCGGCTACCTGGCTTTAAAAAAATATTATTATAAACTTTTTCAGAAAAAAACTGAAAAACATCCGCAATGA